The genomic interval ACCGAACATGTTGCCGGAAACGAGTACTCCATAGTTCTCGGGATTCTTTGTAAGCCACATCATCTGAGCATCGATGTTCGTCTCCCAGAGATCTATATGAGGATACTTCTCCGAGATTTTTTTTCCCTCTTCCCTCATCATACCGCTTGTTTCGCGGATAACGTTGGGTTTCTCACATATGGTAACGCTCTTGTAACCAAATTTGTCCGCGTGTTCAAACGCAGCTGTAAGAATCCTTCTGCAGGCGTTTCTTGAGAAGATCCGGGTTGATACAGCAAGATCTTCCCTTGGAACATCGGCGAAGTTCTTCTTGAATTTAGGATGGCTCATAAGGGCATCGTACACGTTGTCCGGGGGGTTGGTCCACTCCACTCCACCGTAAAGCCCTTCCGTATTCTGCCTGAAAATCACTACGTCAACCGGTGGCTCCTCTATCGTGTTCCCCGGCCCTTTTCGGATGAAGTTCAATGGGTTGCCTTTGAAGGCTTTGCAGGGTCTTATGCAAATATCGAGATCGAAATGCTGCCGCATGGCGACTATCGGGCTGTAATAGACAAGCCCTTTGTCCCTGAGAGAAGGATCAAGAGCATCCAGGGCTTTGTCCTTGGGTTTTGAGGTAATGGCTCCAAAAAGGGCAATTTTATGTTTTTCAAGCAGATCTATTGTTCTGTCAGGGAGGGGATTCCCTTCCTTTTTCCAGAATTCCCATCCGATATCTGCATGAACGTAATCAGCCTCGAATCCGACAGCTTCAAGAACTCTAAGAGTTTCATCAAGCACTGCACCTCCAATACCGTCTCCGGGCATTGTTACTACAGTTCTCTTCATCCGTTACTCCCTTCAATTTGCATTTACTACGAACTATCAACCCGGCAAAGATACATACAAGTTAAGTCGGAGAAAACCCCGCATTAAATCCAACCGATAAGCAGCATGTTAATCACTGAAGTTATTTTTCGTCCCTCTCGGCCAGTACAAGAAGCCTTGGTGAACAATCCGCATCCCAGGGAGAAAGGTCATAATCACCCCAGATAGTAATAATTTTCAGTCCCTCGTTCCTGATATCAAAAAGCAGCTCTCCAGTTGATATGAGAGCCAGTTCAAGTCTGATGTCTATCCTTTCATCAGCTACGGCAGTACCTGAGTATTCCATGTCGAATACTATCAGGCCCCTTTCCAGATCATGGCTTACCGATTCGACAAGTCTCTGCGAAGTACCGTTCTCATTGAAATCGTATCTCTCTTTTCTACTTTCCCGCTCGCGAATGTGGAACCTTGGACAGGCTTCGGCAAGAAATCTCCCCCCGGATTTCAATACTGAGCTTATCTCCCGTAGAGCCAGCTTCCTTTCATCTCGCTTCAGAATGCAATGGATACCATTGTATGGAAATAGAACCAGATCCAACGTAGAGTTCTTCAAAGGGATGTTCTGTGCGATGGCCCTTATGCGAGATGTACGGTGCTGCAAACCCGGAGGCCATGAATTCATCATCGATTCGGAAGGTTCAAGAGCAATGACCTGTGAGCCGTCATCAAGATATTCCGTCAACCTGCCGTCACCGGCTCCGAGTTCCATACATTTCCCGGGGTGTTTCTTTCGAAAGTTCTGGTAGAATTGGATTTCCATTGTATCCGGAGGATATATTTTTCTCTCCTCGAATGAAAAGAGAGGACCGTACTGCTCCCAGAGAAGTACTTCCGGATTCAATCCACCGCCTCCACCTTGAAACCGGACCTAATCAGAGCTGCTGCCGCGACTCCTGGCATGTTGTCTCCGCAGCTTATTCCACAGGAGGGGCTTTTCTCTTTGAGATAGATTATCTCAGGATTCAATACTGAGGCGTACCTGACCGAAAGATCAGCGCCTTTAACGAATTCATCCGTAACGTCTCCCTTAGCGTCCCTGAGAATTACCGATCCTGTTCCATCAAGAACCGCAAAGCCATCACCACCGGATAAAATTGCCGGTTCTCTCGGTGTAGTCAGGCCACCGAGTTTTTCCGGACAGAAGGGTACACATTCCCCGGAATGAAGCATCCTGACGAACCTGTCAACAGGTTTTGATCTACCATCGTATCTGCAGGTTATACCGCACAGGCAAGCACTTACAAGACTGATGCCACTCATGAATGTTTTTCCTAATCAGTTTCACTATACCGAAGTATTTGTGATGAAATCCGGTTAAAAGATTGCTGAATCTGATCCCTCCCGGATGATGTAATCCTCCGGATCAACCTGAACTCCATCAATCAGAACTTCGTAATGAACATGCGGGGCAACCGATCTGCCCGTTGATCCCACTCTCGCTATCAGATCTCCCCTGTCAACTTCCTGACCAACAACAGTACACGCTGCCGAACAATGAGCGTATCTGGTAGAAACCCTTTCCGAATGCCTGATGACGATGTTCAGACCCCATCCACCGGTCCAGCCGGCAAAAACAACTCTACCGTCCGCAGGGGCATATATCGGTGTTCCTGCAACGCATGCAAGATCAATTCCTTTATGTATTCGTACAGCTCCCGTAAATGGATCTATCCGAGGCCCAAAATCGCTTACAAAAATGCCATCTACAGGCCAGATGGATGGAATGTGCGCCAGTTCGCTTTCCTTTTCCATTAAATATCCGGCAAGGGAATCGTAGGCCATCAGTTCAGCATCGGCCAATCTCTCCATGAGCATTATTTCCATTTCCATATCATCTATATACCTGAACATGTTATCACCCGGTGGTTCGTTCACAGGAACATTCTTTGGAAGAAGTACAGAAAAATCAAGGTTAAGCCCGGCACCTGCGACAAGAACCTGTTCCTCCCTGGTTACGATTTCTTCAAACCGTGACCGCAGGTTCATTACACGTTCCGAAAGCTGGTACAATTCCCCGCGAACAAGTGTGATTTCATCATGCCTTGTATCGCATGACCGGTTTACGGTGTTCATACGGCCTAATTGAAAAAACAGAGCCGAAATACCGGTTAGAAGAAGCGCTGAAAAAAGGATCAGCATCCTTAACCGGCCTGCAGTGAGTACGAATTTCTTACCGACCTTACTGGATCTCTGGGGTATCCAGTGAATGGTGCCTATTGGCATAATAGAATCCCGCTTCTCTATTTCAGGTAAAGGAGCAGGTTTTTACTGTCGGTTTTGTCGTTAAGTTTGGAAATAGCCCTGTTCTTCAGTTGCCGTACTCTCTCACGGCTTATGCCCATCGTTCTTCCTATCTCCGCAAGTGTATGTCTTCTATCAGTGTTTATCCCGAAGAACAGCTGGATTATCGTTCTTTCGCGCTGATCAAGAATGTCCAGCATTCCCGAAACGCTTCTCTTCATGGCAGTCTGGACTACTGCTTCATCGGGCGGAATATCATCGTCGTCGGAGATCATCTCCTGGAAAGTCTTGTCACTACCTTCGTAAACAGGGCTGTCAAGGGAAAGGTGCGTACTGTGTATCGACATCATTCCTTCAACATCACCCCTGGATACGTCAAGTTCATCGGCAATCTCATTCGTTGAAGGATTCCTGCCGAGAGAATGTCCGAGTTCTCTTGCTGCACGGCCCATTTTGTATAATTCTCCAACACGATTCAACGGAAGACGAACTATTCTTGACTGCTCCGCAAGAGCCTGAAGAATAGCCTGTCTTATCCACCAGACCGCATAGGTTATAAAGCGGCATCCCTTGCTTTCATCGAATCCCTTCGCGGCCCTTATCAGTCCAACATTCCCCTCGTTGATAAGGTCTTCCAGGGCAACTCCCTGGTTCGCGTACTGCTTTGCGATACTGACTACGAACCTGAGATTAGCTTCTGTAAGTTCGTTGAGGGCTTCCTGTTCTCCCGAACGGATGCGTTGGGCAAGGGAAGCCTCCTCCGCTGAGGAAAGTGTTTCTTTACTACCTATTTCTCTAAGGTACAGTTCCAGTGATCTTCCTTCTGTACGCTTTGTTGCCAAAACAGCCGCCTTTCACGTGCAATATACAGTCTCACATGTTATAATTCAGAAAAAGATAGAAGGTTCCTGTTACAATTCAAATCGATATGTAGTAGCCTAATCTGTCAAGGGGTTGACAATTGTCAACCCCTGACATTGCAGGTCATTGTTATTTTACCATATATGAAGTTCTATCTATTGAACACATCTGATATTCTTCACGTTTTACAGCCGTTCGTACTCCCGGGAGTTGACGGATCAAGGGGAAGGGCGATGGACTGGAGCAGTTTACCAAGAGAAAAGACAGAATGTATCCTCTGCGGATCCAGTTCAAAAAAACTTCTCAGCGTACAGAATTCATGGCCGGTTGTTCGCTGCAGAGAATGCGGTCTCGTATATCTTTCAGAGAGACCAGCTGAAAAGGCTCTTACCGATATATACAGCAAATCCTATTACGAAGATGGAGATGTCGGATACAAGGGTTACATTGGAACATTTGAAAAATATCATGACACGTTCATGAAGATCTTCAACAAACGTCACAAAGATCTTCTTCATCATGCCAGGGGAAAGCGGCTCCTTGAGATCGGCTGCGCATATGGATTTCTCCTTGATTATCTCCGCGAAAGAGAATGGGAAGTGACAGGCGTTGAAATAAGTCCTCTTTCTTCAGCATTCGCCCGGAATGAACTGAATCTGAATGTGCATACAGGGAGTGTTGAATCCCCTTACCTCGAAGAGCACTCCTACGATATAATTCTTTTGCTTGATGTCCTTGAACATCTTCACAGACCCTTTGATGTGCTCAACCGGATAAAAAAACTGCTTGCCCCCGAAGGTATTCTGGTTGTGCAGTGTCCATGGGAGCTTTATCACTGGGAGGAGATCGCTGAAGCTCTTCTCAGGGGAATGAAACCCGGTACTATCGAACCGGATTCGGTACCTGCCCATCTCTACTTCTTCCAGCCCCGGACCCTTGAGGCTGTTCTGAGAAAGGGAGGGTTCAGAATCCTTGCAAGACAGTCGGGGAATTACGGTTCTATCAGGAGACTGGTCAATCCACCTGCAATCAGTTTGCGCAATCCTTTAAAGGGATTTTTCCGTTTTGTCTATTTCCGGCTTGGTCTGCAGTGTTTTCTTTATGAAGCAGCAAGATTAGTGCGTCTTGGAAGCGGCATTATCAGATACGCCGTATCTGACAGTGAGAATTCAACGCAATGAAGGCAATGGTTTTATGCGCTGGCTACGGCACAAGACTGCAGCCTCTGACGGATATTGTTCCAAAACCTCTTGTGAGGATAGCAGGTTTTACTCTTATCCATGACATACTTCTTCACCTGGCTTCAGAGGGAATCGATACAGCTGTTGTAAACGGCTCCTGGAAGGCGGATATGCTTGAGGATTACCTGAAAAACACTGATCTCCCTCTGAGAATCCTGTTCCAGAGGGAAGATAAACCACTTGGTACAGCCGGAGCGGTCCGGAAAGCCCTTCCACTCCTTGGGGAAGAATTTCTTGTTGTCTACGGAGACAATCTTACAAGACAACCAGTAGCACCGCTTTTAAAGCTTCATTCACGGTTGGATTCCGAAGTTACAATTGCCCTCGCTCCTACAGGAGAACCCTCCAGCAAGGGTATAGTCCTGACAGAACCCGACGGAAAGGTATTGAATTTCCGTGAAAAACCTCCCAACGAGGTTGCTAAGTCAAATCTTGCTAATTCAGGTTTATACGTCTGCAGAAGATCAGCAGTTGAGCATCTGCGCGAAGGAGATTTTTCCGATTTCGGAAATGATGTATTTGCCCTTCTCCTTAAGGAAGGAAGAATCCTTGCCGCTGATTCTCCGGGAGGGTACACAAGAGATATCGGGACTGGAAATAGCTATCTTATTGCCTGTCATGATGTTCTATCCGGTAGACTAACACCGTATGCGAACAATGGTAATATCCGGAATGGCAAATTAATCGAAAACAGCCAGACCTACGATGATATCGAACTCAAAGGTACAATATGGATTGAAGAGGGCTCTCTGATCTCAAAAGGTTGCACTCTTGAGAATTGTGTTATACTTTCCGGCTCGACCATCGGCTGGAACTGCGCATTGAAGAATTCGCTTGTAATGCCAGAAACAGAAATACCTGAAGGCACCATAGCTGATGATAAATATCTGAAAGTGTTCTGATTGGAGAAAGCATGCTGAAAGAAATACGCACATATCTTAACCAGGTAAGTGCTCTCGCTTTGAAGATCCCATCGGAGAATATTGAAGAGCTGGTCGGAATCATACTTAAGGCTTACGAGAATGGCAGAAAGATCTTTGTTTTCGGTAACGGTGGAGGATCGGCCACTTCAAGTCATTTTGTCTGTGATCTCGCGAAGGGTACCGTAACTCCGGGAAAACCAAGATTGAAAGCTATCAGTCTGTCAGTAAATATTCCTCTTATAACCGCATGGGCGAACGATACCGATTACACTAATACATTCGGCGAACAGCTCAAAAATCTTGTTGAAAAAAAAGATGTAGTTATCGGCCTTTCCGGAAGCGGAATGAGCCCTAATGTCATAAACGCTTTCAGAGTAGCCAATAAAGCAGGCGCGATATCTGTACTGTTTTCGGGTTTCAATGGTGGAGAAGCTGTAAATATCGCTAAGAACTCAATAGTAGTCCCCAGTGATGATATGCAGCAGATCGAAGATATCCATCTGATACTCTGCCATATAGTATTCAGAATGGTTCGTGATAGAATCAGTGAAGGTTAACCGGGTCAGGAGTAGTCCTGGCTTCTGAAAACCTTTTCTCCATCGGCAAGGTACTGATTCAGCGCATCGCTGAAGATATCAGGATTACTTTCACTTTGCTCTGGAAATCTGCTTTTCCATAAATCCCAGGATTTCTGAATCTCCTGATTCATAACCTCGGGCAGGTTTCCGTCTTCTCGGGCTTCATCTATCAGATCCTGGTTATAAATAAGTATATCGCTTGCAAGAACTCTCGCAAATCTTGCAGCTCTCTGTTCCGGAGTATCATCCTCGAGAGGTACCTCTGCTGTTCCTACCATTCCACTTTTTGGAGGATTGATAATAAAGATCTCTGAACATTTTCTGCATCGAAAACGTTTCGGCGAGTCTCCGATCTTTTTTTCGGGAATATTGTATTTACAGTTACAACTGGGACAGGTCACTATCATGTGTTATACCTCCTGTGCAGAAATCTTCTCAATCTTTTCACACCTTCCCGAATATCATCATCGGATGCCGCAAAGGATAATCTGATATATCCTTCCGCTCCAAACGCAGAACCCGGTATGACAGCCAGACCTTCATTGTCCAGAAGTTCATTACAAAAACTCTCAGTATCAATCTCAGTACATACAGTCAATCGGGGAAACACGTAAAACGCCCCTTCCGGTCTCTCAAATTGTAAGTCATCTTCGACCGAAAGTAAAGAACACATCAGATCCCTTCTTCTCAGGAAGCATCTGTGCATTTCTTTTCTTTCACTCTCGGCTTTGCCTTCAAGCGCTGCCAGTGCAGCCCACTGGGAAATGGAACATGGGTTTGATGTGGAATGAGCCTGAAGTACACCGGAGATTTTTGCCCATTCAACATTTGTAAGCGAGTACCCGATGCGCCATCCCGTCATTGCGTAGGTTTTCGATACACCCGATACAACAGCGGTCCTCTTCTTTAGTTCCGGTCTGTAATCAAGTATATGGGGAGTTCCACCTTCGATGTAAACAAGATCCTCGTAAATATCATCCGAGATAACCCACATATCGGTCTCAACTATTGCATCGGCTATGCTTTTAATTTCATCTTCGGATGGAACGTAACCGGAAGGGTTCGAAGGGTAGTTGATCAGAATACCTACTGCGCCCTGGTCCGAAGCTTTAAGTATTTCTTCAGGATTGATATTCTCTTTCGGATATACGGGTATCCCTCCTGAAGCCTTGACCATCTCAGGATAACTGACCCAGTACGGCCTTGGCAGTAATACTCTGTCTCCAGGATTAATTGCGGATCTGATGAGATTCGCCAGGCCATGCTTCGCGCCATTGCTTACAACCACATTCTCAGATTTCCATTCAATGTTCCTTCTTGCTGAATAGCTCCTCGCTACAGCTTCTTTCAGTTCAGGGATTCCGGTGCTTGCAGTGTACCCGGTTTTTCCTTCCCGTATTGCGTTAATACCGGCCCATGCGATTGGCGCAGGCGTTGGAAAATCAGGTTGTCCTGCGGAAAGTGATACTATATCCCTTCCCGATTTCTTCAATTCCTTTGCCTTCGCGCTCAATTGAAGTGTAGCTGAAGGCGATAGTGACATTATGGTTCTTGAGTAATTCATAAGTCATCCATTCGTTGTATCAGATCGGTGTCCAAAATAGTCCAATAAAGCTCTTTCTACGCAGGTTGTAACCATTGTTGAAAGGTCTCCTCCATATTTCGCAATCTCTTTTACAAGTGTAGAAGATAAATACATCATATCTTCCGAAGGCATAAGATAAAGCCCCGTTATCTCAGGTGCCAGTCTTCGATTCATCAGCTGCATCTGAAACTCGTATTCAAAATCTGAATTGGCTCGAAGACCTCTTATGAAAGTGTGATAATCCATTGTCTTCATATATTCAATCAGCAGTGAATCGAATGCGGTTACCTTTATACTTTTCATCCCGGTCTCATCAAGGGATTCCCTGATAAGCCTTACCCTATCTTCAACAGGGAAACAGAGTGATTTTGAAGAACGGGTCACAACGGCAATTTCAATGTCACTGAATATCCTTCCTGCCCTTCTGATTATATCAATATGTCCGAGAGTTAAAGGATCAAATGTGCCAGGATAGACTATTTTCATCGTACATCCTTCATTCTTTTCCAGTTCAGGTAACTGTCTCCGTACTTCCTTCTGTTCCAGTTTTTCCGCATAGCTGTTTCAGGTCCGCATTCAACGAAAACAGTTCCATGCGATGACAGGATACTGTTCCAATCCAGGGAACTTATCCATTCGTACAACCTGTTGTATTCATATGGAGGATCGATGAAAACAACATCAGGCACGGAATCCATTCTGTTAATATAATTCTTAAAATCTCCAGTGATGATAGTAGCTTCATCATCGGAATCGTGCTCACTGAGGAAACCACGGATGAACGATGCTGAACGGGGATTCCTGTCGATAAATACACAATGCGAAGCTCCCCAGCTCAGGGCTTCAAGTCCCACAGCCCCGCTGCCGGCACAGAGATCCCATACAACAGCGGAATCTATGAGATCCCTTCCAGCTATATCCAGAAAAGCGCCACGAACCAATGATGAAGTTGGCCTGCACAGTTTGGAAGAAGGGCGGAGAATGTGACCTTTCCACTTTCCCCGCCCCAGTCTGATCACACTGACCTCGTTTTAGTAAGGCCTGATAATGTGCGGTGTAACGAATATTACAAGTTCCGTACTGTCCTCACGTTCGGAGTTATACGAGAAAAGCAGATTGCCGAGTAAGGGTATATGACCAAGTATCGGGATTGCCCTTCTGACAGTTGTACGTTTGCTTCTCATTATTCCGCCGATAACAGCTGTGGAGCCGTCGTCTATCATAAGCGTTGTATTTGCGCTTTGAGTCAGGATTATTGGCTGCTGCGCAGATGTAGCTTCTCCTGAGAGTTCGCTTACAACAGGATTGAGCTCAAGAGTTACATTATTGTCAGCGTTGATATGTGGCGTAACCGTGAGTTCAACTCCAATACTGTACATCGATATATAAACGTTATTACTCTGGTCCTTCAGAGTTAGCGGTATTTCCTTACCGGACATAACTGTACCGGTCATATTGTCGATAATCGCTATTCTCGGTTCCGACAGGATATGCGCGTGATTCTGTGATTCCAGCATCGAAAGAGTCGCGTTCACATCGAACATGCTCGTAATCGTACCGAAAGAGATCGAACCAGTCGGGTCACCAACTGCAAGACCGTTGGAACTTGCACTGCCTCGAGCGAGATTATTTGACCTTGCAAGGTTCCCGAGAGACCAGTCAATACCCATTTCATTCGCATAGCTGGCATCTATCTCGACCAGTTTTGCCTCTATCATGACCTGCGCGGTAGGGCTGTCAAGTACCGGAAGAAGTCTGCCTACTTCCTCTAGTTTGTACGGTATATCCGTGATAATTACGGAGTTTGTTCTGTTATCAACAGAAATCTGGCCTCTTTCGGAAAGAGCGGTGGCGAGAGCGCTGTTCACACTTTCCGCTGTGGCATACCTTATTACGAATATTTCTGTCTGGAGGTCCTGGAGATTCTCTCTTTCATGACGGGTAGAAGCCATCTGGTTTATCTCCGTATAGAAACTTTCTCTGGGCATTACCCTCAATACGTTACCCTGCATGCTGGCTACAAGGCCCTGTGAATTAAGAATTGCGGTCAGAGCATCTCTCCAGCCAACGTTATGCAGCCTTGCAGTAACAGACGCAGTATAGTCTTCCGGAAGCATTATGTTCAATCCACTGACATCTGAAATCGCACGTAAAACTGTCCTCAGACTTGCGTCCACCACATCGATTGTTATGCTTCGTCCGCCTACTCCTGACCATTCCACAGGGAACCCGTCATCTACTTCGCGATGTCCTTCACTTATACGGATACCCCGTGAAGAGGTCATGATAGACTGTCCCGAAAGTGTTGAGTGTGCCGGAGAGGATAACGGCGCCACATCTCCGCCCGTAATTACCGGCACAACGTATTCTGAGGTTGCTGACCATGCGGCAAAAGGTATGCCGGTGGGGTCTGTCTGCATCTCGAGAATGAGTTGTCTCCCATCGAGTGAAGCACTGTAGTTGAGAAGTTCGCCGTTAACGTCGATGATCAATCTTACAATACCTTCAGGTGGAGCTTTGTACTGGCTCGTTCTGATAGAGAGAACACCTCCCCTGTTTATGGAATAGTCCATAGAGGGGAGCGAATGCACAGCATCGCCAATATCCAGAACGATCCTCATCGGATCGGTCAATAAGAATCTCTCGTACGAAATCGCATCATCGGCGGTTATTGTAACCAGGGTTACGTCGCCGCTGGGTACTACCGAGATATCGGTAACCCTGTACGCTGCCGCCGGCAATGCCAGCAGCAATAGGAGACTACATACAGTTAACAGACGCATTACAAACCACCTTCTTCATGAAGACGCAGAGAGTAAATGGTTGGGATTGTGGTCTCCCCTCCACCTCTCGCGCTATAATCAACTATTACATCCTGAATTACAATAACTTCACTACTGGTAATCTCAGCAACATGGGAATTATTAGCGAGAACAGTTTCTTCGTAGAGTATGTACGGAACACCAAGCCCATCTTCAACCATAGCCAGATCACCGCCAACGGGATCAAGTGCTATTCCAACCAGCCTGAATTCCTCGATAGAGATTTCATTAAGATTCCTTCTGGCATCTCTTTCCTCATTTGAAAATTCCGTGAACGGGTCAGGCCTGATGGAAACCGATTCATATATCCTGAATGTTCCTCCACCAGCTTGAATTATGTCATCCACAGAATCTGTCGATCCCTGCATCCCGCTGGCGCTCTGTCCTGCCATAGTGCAGGATACCCGCTGGGTTTCATAATATGGAAGGCTGGTTTCAACTTCACCAAGGCCGGAATATACTGTAATTCCGAGGTCATCGAATGCCCAGACAGGTTCCTGGAAACCTTCCATTGCAAACAACCTTGATGGCTCAAACGAAGGAGCTTCAGCTATCACATCACCCGGTGACATGATCGTTGATATCCCGTTCTCCGCCAATACAAGGCCTCCATCGTACAGCCGGCCATCTGAGTGATAGTTCCATTCGCCCTGTGAAGTTCTCACGTAAATAGTATCGTTTACCCCCATGAACAGGATATTGTCCGACGAAGCAAGAATATCTCCTTCGGGCGATTCCTCGAACTGCCAGAGAGCAACCGATGGATCAAAAAGCGCAATTCCACCGCCTTCAATGCTGAATATCCAGTCCGGTCCTATCCGCTGTAGGTCGCCCCGTGGATTCAACTCTTCAGAACTGGAATAAACCGTAAAATCGCCTTCCTTCCTGATAGCCAGATCTCCGTTCGATCCCAGAATGGCAACATCACTATTACTGGATGCAAGCTCCATCGGAGAGAAACCGTCCGGAAGTGATTCGTAAACCGCTTCGCAGTTTCTTTCGTTGAAGACAATGTATTCGGTTTCCGTTACTAATGAAGGTGTCTCTCCATTCAGATCGAAATCAAGAACATTGCTGATGTCTTCAAGGTGATAGGCATTCCACCTTCCGTCTGTTCTGTTGAACTTGAGAAGGCTTCCCCCCTCGAAAAGCAGCCATGCTGAGTTTTCTCCAGCCTCAGCCATTACAGGTGAGGACTGAGACAGGGCCATTTCAATCCAACCGTGAATATCGGAATTCGATACAACCGTTATGGATGAACCTGAATGATCAACCATTGAAGTATCTTCATCTCCGTTTTCGCCACAGCCGAACATCAGGAAAACCGCAGCTGCTGCAAGAAGGGCTGTGTAAGTCAATCTTGATACTCTCATATCTTCTGCTCCCTTCCCTACGGCTGGACGAAGGCTGAAACTGTGAAATTCGCCTCCATGTTATCGTAGCTTCCGTCTGAAGCCTTCTTCTGTATTACAGTCAGATCTGAAACCGAAGTTATCATCATCTGCTGAGTCAACTGATCAAGAAAAACACCAAGTCTATGAAATCGTCCAGAGAGCTGAACCTGCCATCCGTACACAAGATAATCCCCCTGCGTACTTGGCGGAAGAGGAGTGAGAGTATTAATCTGCAAACCGCTGTTCTCCGCATTCTCCGTCAGCATATCCAGTACTTCATCCTGGTCGTAGCTTCTGGGAAGATATCTATCGAGTTCAGCAAGCTGTTGATTAAGGCGGTTGATCTCCTGTTCGGTTATTGCCATATCCGATGCGGTTCCCGACTGGAGTGAACTGAGTTCGGCTCTTTTCATATTCAAATTCTGTTCGGCCCTCTCAATTTTCTCAGTTATTTCGGAAGAGAACTCCCTGGGATATAGATATAGCAGAGCCGCTACAAGAAGAACACCGACTATTAGAATATAGGACCTGGGGTCTCTGAGATAGGCATTCATACCGTAACCCCCTCGTATATTAACTGTTCATATATAATTAAGTATCCCATCAGTTAGACCCGCCGAGTTTACCCTCTGTAAACATACTCAGATCAATATCGTATAGATTAAGCGTATCTCCACCGAAAACGGTGAAGATCGAGTCTTGAGATGATCCTACGCCGCCACCGTAGTTATACTGATTTAATCCAGAATACGCCGTAACACCGAATTTAACTGCTCCGGTAATGCTGCATGAAGTGTCAGGATACATCTGTATCTCGAACCAGAACCTTCCGTCGGCTCCCGTGTTTGTTACGTACGATTCAGGTGTACCAAATGTCATAACGCCAATACCTTCAGCAAAGGTTGTATGGGATGTGTCGGCAAAGATCAATCCTCTAACGTAAACCCTGGTATCATCCATTCCCACCGGGTTACATCCTGCAATTGCCAGTACAACCAGCAGACCTAAAACTGAAATTGCGAATATTTTCATGATTCCTCCCCTGTGTTATCAGGATGATCCTCCGTATTTGAGGATTCTTCAAAAGCTTCCATTAACGCGCTTGTATCACCTGCAAATTCTCCCACCAGGGATGCCAATGCAGAGGAATTTACTCCAATTATCATATCAAAATTGTATCGTCTGCTTCCGGTTCTGCTTGCCTCTGAAGCAAGTGTATAAGTCTGTCCGTAATCGTCAAGAGTGAATAGCGAAGTTCTGCCATCCGGCATGATC from Candidatus Aegiribacteria sp. carries:
- a CDS encoding RsmD family RNA methyltransferase, which translates into the protein MIRLGRGKWKGHILRPSSKLCRPTSSLVRGAFLDIAGRDLIDSAVVWDLCAGSGAVGLEALSWGASHCVFIDRNPRSASFIRGFLSEHDSDDEATIITGDFKNYINRMDSVPDVVFIDPPYEYNRLYEWISSLDWNSILSSHGTVFVECGPETAMRKNWNRRKYGDSYLNWKRMKDVR
- the pilQ gene encoding type IV pilus secretin PilQ, producing MRLLTVCSLLLLLALPAAAYRVTDISVVPSGDVTLVTITADDAISYERFLLTDPMRIVLDIGDAVHSLPSMDYSINRGGVLSIRTSQYKAPPEGIVRLIIDVNGELLNYSASLDGRQLILEMQTDPTGIPFAAWSATSEYVVPVITGGDVAPLSSPAHSTLSGQSIMTSSRGIRISEGHREVDDGFPVEWSGVGGRSITIDVVDASLRTVLRAISDVSGLNIMLPEDYTASVTARLHNVGWRDALTAILNSQGLVASMQGNVLRVMPRESFYTEINQMASTRHERENLQDLQTEIFVIRYATAESVNSALATALSERGQISVDNRTNSVIITDIPYKLEEVGRLLPVLDSPTAQVMIEAKLVEIDASYANEMGIDWSLGNLARSNNLARGSASSNGLAVGDPTGSISFGTITSMFDVNATLSMLESQNHAHILSEPRIAIIDNMTGTVMSGKEIPLTLKDQSNNVYISMYSIGVELTVTPHINADNNVTLELNPVVSELSGEATSAQQPIILTQSANTTLMIDDGSTAVIGGIMRSKRTTVRRAIPILGHIPLLGNLLFSYNSEREDSTELVIFVTPHIIRPY
- the coaD gene encoding pantetheine-phosphate adenylyltransferase, which encodes MKIVYPGTFDPLTLGHIDIIRRAGRIFSDIEIAVVTRSSKSLCFPVEDRVRLIRESLDETGMKSIKVTAFDSLLIEYMKTMDYHTFIRGLRANSDFEYEFQMQLMNRRLAPEITGLYLMPSEDMMYLSSTLVKEIAKYGGDLSTMVTTCVERALLDYFGHRSDTTNG
- a CDS encoding pyridoxal phosphate-dependent aminotransferase, producing MNYSRTIMSLSPSATLQLSAKAKELKKSGRDIVSLSAGQPDFPTPAPIAWAGINAIREGKTGYTASTGIPELKEAVARSYSARRNIEWKSENVVVSNGAKHGLANLIRSAINPGDRVLLPRPYWVSYPEMVKASGGIPVYPKENINPEEILKASDQGAVGILINYPSNPSGYVPSEDEIKSIADAIVETDMWVISDDIYEDLVYIEGGTPHILDYRPELKKRTAVVSGVSKTYAMTGWRIGYSLTNVEWAKISGVLQAHSTSNPCSISQWAALAALEGKAESERKEMHRCFLRRRDLMCSLLSVEDDLQFERPEGAFYVFPRLTVCTEIDTESFCNELLDNEGLAVIPGSAFGAEGYIRLSFAASDDDIREGVKRLRRFLHRRYNT
- a CDS encoding NDP-sugar synthase, with protein sequence MKAMVLCAGYGTRLQPLTDIVPKPLVRIAGFTLIHDILLHLASEGIDTAVVNGSWKADMLEDYLKNTDLPLRILFQREDKPLGTAGAVRKALPLLGEEFLVVYGDNLTRQPVAPLLKLHSRLDSEVTIALAPTGEPSSKGIVLTEPDGKVLNFREKPPNEVAKSNLANSGLYVCRRSAVEHLREGDFSDFGNDVFALLLKEGRILAADSPGGYTRDIGTGNSYLIACHDVLSGRLTPYANNGNIRNGKLIENSQTYDDIELKGTIWIEEGSLISKGCTLENCVILSGSTIGWNCALKNSLVMPETEIPEGTIADDKYLKVF
- a CDS encoding SIS domain-containing protein, with translation MLKEIRTYLNQVSALALKIPSENIEELVGIILKAYENGRKIFVFGNGGGSATSSHFVCDLAKGTVTPGKPRLKAISLSVNIPLITAWANDTDYTNTFGEQLKNLVEKKDVVIGLSGSGMSPNVINAFRVANKAGAISVLFSGFNGGEAVNIAKNSIVVPSDDMQQIEDIHLILCHIVFRMVRDRISEG
- a CDS encoding zinc-ribbon domain-containing protein; this encodes MIVTCPSCNCKYNIPEKKIGDSPKRFRCRKCSEIFIINPPKSGMVGTAEVPLEDDTPEQRAARFARVLASDILIYNQDLIDEAREDGNLPEVMNQEIQKSWDLWKSRFPEQSESNPDIFSDALNQYLADGEKVFRSQDYS